The genomic window TAATTATAGAGACTGATTAAGGGAATTGACTTGGAATAACTTATTGCTTCATTATAAGTTATAAGCAAATAAACTTTGCCATTTTTTTTAAAAGGAGAAACTGAATGTATATCTCCTAATTCTCCTAATACATTTATATTAACTTTATTTTCAAATTTTGGAATGATCCTTTCGATGATATTTCCATTAATTACATTTAATATATTAATACTAGGATATGAATTTCCATTATCTGAATAATACTCTAGTACTATCAGTTCATTGTCAATTCCACTTACTTTTATTTGCATAGAGTTTTTCCATTGTTTTTTCCATTTTGTTTCTCCGGTTTCAAGGTTTATACAATAGGATCGAGGACCTTGTTGAAATATAAAATTCTCGTTATTGAAATAATAATCTCGTATAGATAGATCTTCCGATTTAAAATAATCATTCCATCTCCAAAGAATATTCCCATTTTTTCCAATTTGTAAAGATAAATATGAAATACTATTTATATGCGATTCTGCTAGAAAGGAATTTTTATAAATGAATCCATTCGTGATTATAAAATGATCGTGTTCCTCCTCTTTATTCCACCAAATATATGGCTTCTCTGTAATTACCCCATTTTCAGTCTTAGTTGAAATGGAGTTATCCTCCTTAGTGCAAGAGCAACTAAGGAGGGTCGCTCCAATAAAAATAATTGAAATTATTTTTTTCATACGTAAATTATCTTAAAGGTGTAACATACCATCCTGCTCCTCTTGCACCTTCTTGAAAAATATTGATAAAATTTTCGCTCAACACCTTCGTATTCACCGCCTCGAAATGGTTGCAGTTGATGTTTTCGAAGAGGATGCCACCGGCGGCTTGTTGGGATTCGGTGAGTACTACACCGTCGTTTGGCTTATTATACGGAATTTCTATCTCAGTTGAACCGTTTTCATAACAGCCAGAGTTGTGGATCAAATTGTTAATGGCATTCTGTACATCATCTCGGTTTTTGAATTCTCCGTTTTTATGAAAGTCTTCAAGGAGAATCTCAAGGCCATCCAGTTTGTTTTTACATTCCGGTGTCATTTGTGTGATTGACACTTTTTGCACTGTATATCCTACAGCTCCTATCAATATCAACCAGTCAGTCTCCAACCCTCCATTCAGATAGTCCTTGCCCTCTCTCCATAATCTCGCTCTTTCGTGAAACGGGGTGTTGTGACTCGTGAATAACTTTCTGACAAAATTCGCTCCAGATATATCTGCAGCTATCCCCAAGCCTCTGTTTATGTTAAAATTCAATTCAAACAATCCCTCAAACGGGGAAAATATATCTTTCTCATCTGATACGATATCCAAAGTGTTCGATCCAGGCTTCACACTGAGTGACGATACCAGCCGATGAACGATATTCCTCTCCTCCGCACCATATATGGTGATCAATTGTCCCGGGCTGTCAAAATCCCTCAATTCGTTCATCAAATCGCTATCGGGAACCAGATCCGTGATCTTCGGTTTGTCATTGAAGTCAATATTCTCAGCATATGCTTTGAACAACCACGATGCCTCAGTACCTTCAAGATTGTTGATTCCCCAGAAAACGGCCAAGATATTTGCAATATCATCAAACGTTAATACATCTATGGAAGTTCCCCCAATGACCAGCAATGGTGTGGCTATGAGCATCTCAACTTCATCAATAATGTCCGCTTTAAATGGTTTTGTGATTTTGTTAAACACTTCTGCAAATTTCTTATCAAAGAATCCGTTTTGATAATTGGCTGCAAACTGAGCACCCCCTTGCGGTGAATGCACCAGGATTTGGCCTCCGAAGTTCTGAGTTTGTCCTTTGTCAGCATTCCCTTTTTCAAGGGTCCTTGCCACAAGTCCCCCAAAACTATGCGATATACAGATATTTGTGGGCTGGCTGGACCCATTACCAAAACCGGACTCAAACTGGTTTTTGATCTTGGCACTGCATGCCTTGGCATCATCCCCTTTGTCATATACGCCTCTTATACTTTTCATGAGATATTTGCTCTGGTGATGCACTGAGTTCGTCAGAAAACTATTGTTAGAGCCTCCCAAGCCATGAACCCACATGACATTCCTCTCTTGAGTATATGACTCTGGAGTTAGAAAAACACTCACTATAAGGACAATAATCAATTTTAACTTTATGGTTTTCATTTTTGTATTTTTTTTAAATGTGATAAAATGGATCTGTTTTACTCTTATCCTGAAGATATAGCACTAGCACTTAGCTATTAGTGCATATCAAAGTTGTTGAAGCTTATAATATCGACTGCTGTTTCGATATCTCCATCGGGCAGTCTCGTCATATTTTCTGAATATACTTCTGTCGGGAATGGAGAGTTGATATATTTTACTATCCTTCTGTGAACCAAAAAAGTATTGTCTGCATCATCATATTGACAAAAATACACCAGATGACCATTATCTTTGGAGTAAATTGAAATTGTATTCATTCCAAAATTGGAGTTGCTGTATTCTGTCCTCACCGCATACGCATTGGTCAATTCCTTGACTAAAGCTCCTTTTTGTGAAAGGTCTTGCATTTTCTGTGCTAGAGGTCGATTGTCGATGACTTCCGCCATAGACTGTATGATCTCTTGTGGATTAGGCTTGCTTAAACTCGCGCTTTGACTAAAGATCTTGCGCCCGCCGGCATCAAATGCCGTAACATTGATTCCGTCGTTGACCAGTTTATTAATATTGTTGTTGCCTTGGTTCCAGGAGTCCACTGGTGAAGAGAAATTCATCTGATCTATTTCCATATTCAAATTCCCGGAACTCAAGTCGAAGGACATATGGTAAGTTCGTTCTTTGGGTATCGTATTGAGATACTTGGATGACTTGTCCGGTGCAGTTGATACCGGGAGTTTATACTTACAATAACTGATTTCCTTCGCCCCATAGCTCAGATGAAAATCCGTAATCACCTGCCCCTGCAGATTAATCCCACCTCCTGAATCTCCCTGACCGGGCAAATCCTTCTTACACCCTGAATGCATAATCGTCAGGAACAGCATGATCAAGAAGATCGAGCACAACCTTAAAAAATTAGTCTTTTTCATAAATGTGAATTGTTTTTGAAATTTAATAAAACTCAAAATTGCAGCCCGATAAATTCTTAAAATGAAAAATTTAATTTTATTTTCTCATTATCATACATTTTTGAATTAGACTTTATACAATTTTTCCTATTTCTGACAACTAATATTCATTTTTTATCACATATTGAGAATTATCAACTACTTTAGCGGATTGTATGCTGTTTATTGTATCTTCGAATACCTGAAATAATATGTTATCTCATTCAAATACCTATGGTTTTCAAAATCGACTCCTACATGAAATAAATTTGAGAATAGGGTCAGGAAATCTCGCTGACTATCTGTCAGATATGTTACATATCAGCAAAAGCTCGGCTTATAAACGCCTGAGCTACCAGATCCCATTTAGCTTGGATGAAGCGTTAGTACTAGCAGAAAAACTGGATATCTCACTAGACCAACTAATAATTGGAAATGCAAGACCAGTGCCTGTCTATATGGATGCATTGCGTAAATCTCCAAACCACCCAATTGATTTCGTTAAAAACCTTAAAAACCATCTACTTTCTCTCAGTCAGTTGAAAAACCTTGAGCATATCAATTTTGCCGGAGAAGTTCCCATTTTTCATATGATGGCGTTTTCTAATCTATTTGCATTTAAACTATATGCCTGGAACTTTAGCACATGGAATATTTCCGCTTATTTAAAAAATTTTGATCCCTCTATTTTTATTTCTGATCCGGAGCTAAAAAAAGAAATAGATAGTTGTGTTCAAATATATTACAACTTTGATGGAGTTGAAATATGGAATCCCAGAATGTTGGATTGTACTTTTGATCAATTAAAGTTTTATATCCAACTTGGAGTGTTTTCAAAAAAATCATATATTGATGCTATCCTTAGTGATATCGAAGAACTAGTAACACATTTGAAACATATGTGTGACTCTGCTATAAAGAATTACAGCAGCTCTAAACAAATGCATCGTTCTCAAATAAAAATATATTCTAATGAATATATTTATCCGATAGAATTGTTTTTGATTAAGTCTGATGAGGGCAAATACTTTTTTAGTGCCATAGATTATCCCAATTTTTTAAGAACTTCGAGTGAAAAGATGACTTCACACTTTTCTCAGTGGCTAGAAAAAGTGAAAAGTCATTCTACTCAAATTAGTGGAGAAGGAGAAAAAGATAGAAAAAATTTATTTTATCCAATCGAACAAAAGTTAGTCCTTTTTAAACAAGAGGTGGCAAGTTTGATCAATATTTATATTCATTGAACACAATTAATGCGCTCAATATTCAAAATAATATTTCATTAATTGTGAAAATTCAAATCTCGTGTGCCAAGATTTTAGCTGGAAACAATTTTATTCCAATGGGTATGTACCTTGCCCCAATGCATAAAACGCATATAGTATAACACCATTTTTTAGGGATTTTCAGGATCGAAAATATTTCGTAGGTTTGCCTTTCTTTTTAAGCGTACAAATCATGAAGTTCACAGTATCTTCCCAGGCCTTACTCCGTAACCTGCAAATCAACTCTGTCTCATTGGCTTCCAATCCTGTAATGCCAATTTTGGAGGATTTTCTATTCCAACTTAAAGGCAATGAGTTGGAAATCATCACCTCTACCGCTGACGTCACTACTCATTCCCAAATGACTGTGTCCAATGGTGTTAGTGGCGCCATTGCTGTACCCGGAAAAACATTGCTGGATACCCTGAAGTCAATGCCTGAACAACCTCTGGACTTCGAAATAGATCCTGATAGCTGTGGGATAACGATTCTGAGTGCTGCCGGAAAATATAAGCTTGTTGGGCAAAATGCAAGCAATTATCCTGAGATTTCAAGACCGGGAAACGAAGATAAGCTGATTCTCAAAGGAGCAAACCTTCTCAATGCGATCGACAAAACCATCTATGCGACCAGCAATGACGAGATACGTCAGACAATGCGCGGTGTGTGCATGAATATTGACTTCAACCATGTGACATTTGTGGCAACAGATGCCCACAAACTAGTTAAGTATTCCCTCCTGGATATCCAAAGCAATGTAGCGACCTCCCTCATTCTTTCCAAAAAATCACTCCTTGCCCTGAGATCAATTTTGACTAAAGATGCCGAGGTAACCGTCTATTATAACAAAGCCAAGGCTTACTTTGAATTTGCCGGTATCTTGC from Saprospiraceae bacterium includes these protein-coding regions:
- a CDS encoding PQQ-binding-like beta-propeller repeat protein produces the protein MKKIISIIFIGATLLSCSCTKEDNSISTKTENGVITEKPYIWWNKEEEHDHFIITNGFIYKNSFLAESHINSISYLSLQIGKNGNILWRWNDYFKSEDLSIRDYYFNNENFIFQQGPRSYCINLETGETKWKKQWKNSMQIKVSGIDNELIVLEYYSDNGNSYPSINILNVINGNIIERIIPKFENKVNINVLGELGDIHSVSPFKKNGKVYLLITYNEAISYSKSIPLISLYNYTDKTWVYEYKKITNLEKGGLGFVDIQNDRIYHDGASHVFCNDLWTGDSIWTQEFKGNFLFGSCTYDQGTLYCAAEGDGYYALDAETGAIKWKGERAPGTSSRMVVLNGVLYYINGGDGRLWALDAATGKTLWRLKSPDGYSFKREINVMQGDGERKGYVLTSTWHGACAYEAER
- the dnaN gene encoding DNA polymerase III subunit beta encodes the protein MKFTVSSQALLRNLQINSVSLASNPVMPILEDFLFQLKGNELEIITSTADVTTHSQMTVSNGVSGAIAVPGKTLLDTLKSMPEQPLDFEIDPDSCGITILSAAGKYKLVGQNASNYPEISRPGNEDKLILKGANLLNAIDKTIYATSNDEIRQTMRGVCMNIDFNHVTFVATDAHKLVKYSLLDIQSNVATSLILSKKSLLALRSILTKDAEVTVYYNKAKAYFEFAGILLSCRLIEGKFPDYNAVIPVDNPNKMKVNRLELLSALRRLAVFANKTTNQVVLNIQDKSLTISANDFDLNNEGTEQLVCEFQGEPMNLGLNAKFLIEMLSAIAQEEVEFELSDSNKPAILVPTEQDPGENILMLVVTNY